A genomic region of Phragmites australis chromosome 2, lpPhrAust1.1, whole genome shotgun sequence contains the following coding sequences:
- the LOC133907604 gene encoding phospholipase A1 PLIP1, chloroplastic-like codes for MVASVAAAGPATAAAASGRRRGGTREPARMHASIRRSRSEPHFRCSRRGGAAANAALTTSRSIGVFPFQFGAAPLRPPPLPDGGGDGSRLLTVDDEPPPEPAPEILPVRRPEAHWLDRLLELRSRFHDPTKRDVLEDDNDDDEDVYHLDDDDAGCGVSYEDDEEKAEDANWDRESFVKLLARAPLGEAQLFAQLAFLCNMAYVIPEIKVEELRKHYGLRFVMSSLEKKAEAGAVSAKLDADSTRPRTEPAYEVASGPQPRRPIRSHLAYEVAASAASYVHARARGLLSFGGQQRPKAGDEGRLYNSGMAAYVAASTVTAVVAAEDEARQEAARDLRSPLSSPCEWFACDEADARTRCFVIQGSDSLASWQANLLFEPTEFEGTGVLVHRGIYEAAKGIYEQVMPEIEAHMAAHRSGEARLRFTGHSLGGSLAVLASLMLLARGVVAPEALQPVVTFGAPSVFCGGHRVLEALGVGEGHVRSVVMHRDIVPRAFSCRYPDHAVVLLKRLNGVLRIHPCLNNQKVLYTPMGATYILQPDSSASPRHPFLPEGAALFRLDPDDVGRGAERPQRTLVASALRAFLNSPHPLETLSDLSAYGAGGAILRDHESSNYFRALSALARAPPRRRKQPEIVWQLPGVERLQQYWWPGIAGTVIPAPVAVGTKELVSEA; via the exons ATGGTGGCGAGCGTCGCTGCCGCGGgcccggcgacggcggcggcggcgtcggggcggcggcgcgggggcaCGAGGGAGCCCGCGAGAATGCACGCCAGCATCCGGCGGTCGCGCTCCGAGCCGCACTTTCGCTGCTCCCGCCGCGGGGGCGCGGCCGCCAACGCCGCGCTCACCACCAGCCGCTCCATCGGCGTGTTCCCGTTCCAGTTTGGCGCCGCGCCTCTGCGACCGCCGCCGCTCCCCGACGGTGGCGGCGACGGGTCCCGCCTCCTCACCGTCGACGACGAGCCGCCGCCCGAGCCTGCGCCGGAAATTCTACCCGTCCGGAGGCCCGAGGCGCACTGGCTCGACCGACTCCTCGAGCTCCGGTCACGCTTCCACGACCCGACCAAGCGCGACGTCCTCGAGGACGATAACGACGATGACGAGGACGTCTACCAtctcgacgacgacgacgccggCTGCGGCGTGAGCTACGAGGATGACGAGGAGAAGGCGGAGGATGCCAACTGGGACCGGGAGTCCTTCGTCAAGCTTCTGGCGAGGGCCCCGCTCGGCGAGGCGCAGCTGTTCGCGCAGCTGGCCTTCCTCTGCAACATGGCTTACGTTATCCCCGAGATCAAG GTTGAGGAGCTGAGGAAGCACTACGGATTGCGGTTCGTGATGTCGTCGCTGGAGAAGAAGGCCGAGGCCGGCGCCGTAAGCGCCAAGCTGGACGCGGACTCCACCCGGCCGCGCACCGAGCCGGCGTACGAGGTAGCCTCCGGCCCGCAGCCGCGTCGGCCGATCCGGTCGCACCTGGCCTACGAGGTGGCCGCGTCGGCTGCGTCCTACGtccacgcgcgcgcgcgcggcctGCTCTCGTTCGGCGGCCAGCAGCGGCCAAAGGCGGGGGACGAGGGCAGGCTGTACAACTCCGGGATGGCTGCGTACGTGGCCGCGTCGACAGTGACGGCGGTGGTGGCCGCCGAAGACGAGGCGCGGCAGGAGGCCGCGCGCGACCTGCGGTCGCCGCTGTCGTCGCCGTGCGAGTGGTTCGCGTGCGACGAGGCGGACGCGCGCACCCGGTGTTTCGTGATCCAGGGCTCCGACTCGCTGGCGTCGTGGCAGGCCAACCTCCTGTTCGAGCCTACCGAGTTCGAGGGCACGGGCGTGCTGGTGCACCGCGGCATCTACGAGGCGGCGAAGGGCATCTACGAGCAGGTGATGCCGGAGATCGAGGCGCACATGGCGGCGCACCGCAGCGGGGAGGCGCGACTGCGGTTCACGGGCCACTCGCTCGGCGGCAGTCTCGCGGTGCTGGCCAGCCTGATGCTGCTGGCGCGCGGGGTGGTGGCGCCGGAGGCGCTGCAACCCGTGGTCACGTTCGGAGCGCCCTCCGTGTTCTGCGGCGGGCACCGCGTGCTGGAGGCGCTCGGCGTCGGGGAGGGACACGTCCGGTCCGTGGTCATGCACCGCGACATCGTGCCGAGGGCCTTCTCGTGCCGCTACCCCGATCACGCGGTCGTGCTGCTCAAGCGCCTCAACGGCGTGCTCCGCATCCACCCATGCCTCAACAACCAGAAGGTGCTGTACACGCCGATGGGCGCGACGTACATCCTGCAGCCGGACAGCAGCGCGTCGCCGCGGCACCCGTTCCTGCCGGAGGGCGCGGCGCTGTTCCGGCTGGACCCGGACGACGTCGGTCGCGGCGCGGAACGCCCGCAGAGGACCCTGGTTGCCAGCGCGCTGCGCGCGTTCCTCAACTCGCCGCACCCGCTCGAGACGCTGAGCGACCTCTCAGCCTACGGCGCTGGGGGCGCCATCCTCCGGGACCACGAGTCCAGCAACTACTTCAGGGCGCTCAGCGCGCTCGCCAGGGCGCCCCCGCGGCGCCGGAAGCAGCCGGAGATCGTCTGGCAGCTGCCAGGCGTCGAGCGGCTGCAGCAGTACTGGTGGCCCGGGATCGCCGGCACAGTCATCCCGGCGCCGGTGGCGGTTGGGACCAAGGAGCTGGTCTCCGAGGCATAG
- the LOC133907635 gene encoding ATP-dependent zinc metalloprotease FTSH 9, chloroplastic/mitochondrial-like yields MSALQASLLLRPLPSPLPARRRLPLPSASASFPRAPPHSRALLCLRALPPGAPQPAAPEPPAAEAAAPAAKGGKEELEDLVEKARAWAVAFAAAVVAAARRFVDWVVSGDWMSWWPFWRSDRRLQRLIDEADANPMDAAKQSALLHELNMFSPEDVIKRFEQRSHAVDSKGVAEYLRALILTNAIADYLPDEQSGRSASLPALLQELKQRVSGNENKPFLNPGISEKQPLHVVMVDPKATGRSTRFAQEIFSTILFTIAVGVMWVMGAAALQKYIGSLGGGGASGVGSSSSYSPKELNQDIMPEKNTKTFKDVKGCDDAKKELKEVVEYLKNPGKFTRLGGKLPKGILLTGAPGTGKTLLAKAIAGEAGVPFFYRAGSEFEEMFVGVGARRVRSLFQAAKKKAPCIVFIDEIDAVGSTRKQWEGHTKKTLHQLLVEMDGFEQNEGIIVMAATNLPEILDPALTRPGRFDRHIVVPSPDVHGRQEILELYLQDKPVASDVDVNAIARSTPGFNGADLANLVNIAAIKAAVEGADKLTAAQLEFAKDRIIMGTERKSMFISDESRKLTSYHESGHAIVALNTKGAHPIHKATILPRGSALGMVTQLPSQDETSISKKQLLARLDVCMGGRAAEELIFGKDNVTTGARNDLLTATELAQYMVSNCGMSDAIGPVHVKERPSVEMQSRIDAEVVKLLREAYERVKCLLKKHEKQLHALANALLERETLTADEIKKVVHPYQEEPQLSFQDEFALI; encoded by the exons ATGAGCGCGCTCCaagcctccctcctcctccgccctcTCCCCTCGCCCCTGCCCGCGCGGCGCCGGCTGCCGctcccctccgcctccgcctccttccCCCGCGCGCCCCCGCACAGCCGCGCCCTGCTCTGCCTCCGCGCATTGCCCCCCGGAGCGCCGCAGCCCGCCGCCCCCGAGCCGCCCGCAGCTGAGGCGGCGGCGCCCGCGGCGAAGGGCGGGaaggaggagctggaggacCTGGTGGAGAAGGCTAGGGCTTGGGCCGTGGCGTTCGCTGCCGCGGTCGTGGCCGCGGCGAGGAGATTTGTCGACTGGGTGGTGTCCGGGGACTGGATGAGCTGGTGGCCCTTCTGGAGGTCCGACCGGCGACTGCAGCGGCTGATCGACGAGGCGGACGCCAATCCCATGGACGCCGCCAAGCAGAGCGCGCTTCTCCATGAGCTCAACATGTTCAG CCCTGAAGATGTCATCAAAAGGTTTGAGCAAAGAAGCCATGCTGTGGATAGCAAGGGGGTTGCAGAGTACCTTCGAGCGCTTATTCTCACCAACGCAATAGCTGATTACCTTCCAGATGAACAGTCTGGGAGGTCTGCAAGTCTGCCAGCCCTG TTGCAAGAATTGAAGCAACGTGTATCTGGGAATGAGAACAAGCCTTTCTTGAACCCTGGGATATCAGAAAAGCAACCGTTACATGTAGTAATG GTTGACCCCAAAGCTACAGGTAGATCAACACGCTTTGCTCAAGAGATCTTCTCGACTATCTTGTTCACAATCGCTGTCGGAGTAATGTG GGTAATGGGTGCTGCTGCGCTTCAAAAGTATATTGGTAGCTTAGGTGGAGGTGGGGCATCTGGTGTTGGTTCTAGTTCATCATATTCTCCAAAAGAATTGAATCAGGATATCATGCCAGAGAAG AACACCAAGACATTTAAAGATGTCAAAGGCTGTGATGACGCAAAGAAAGAACTTAAGGAGGTAGTCGAGTATCTCAAAAACCCTGGAAAGTTCACTCGCCTTGGTGGAAAGCTACCAAAG GGAATACTCTTGACTGGAGCTCCAGGAACTGGGAAGACACTGCTTGCGAAG GCTATTGCTGGAGAAGCCGGTGTACCATTCTTTTACCGAGCAGGTTCTGAATTTGAGGAAAT GTTTGTTGGTGTTGGTGCTCGGAGAGTGAGGTCCTTGTTTCAAGCTGCTAAGAAAAAG GCACCATGCATTGTCTTCATTGATGAAATAGATGCTGTGGGTTCAACCAGAAAACAGTGGGAAGGGCATACAAAGAAAACATTACATCAACTTCTTGTTGAGATGGACGGTTTTGAACAAAATGAG GGAATAATAGTAATGGCTGCAACAAACTTGCCTGAGATTCTTGATCCAGCACTCACAAGACCTGGTAGATTTGATAGGCAT ATTGTTGTCCCAAGCCCTGATGTGCATGGTCGCCAAGAGATTCTAGAGCTCTATTTGCAAGACAAGCCGGTGGCCAGTGATGTGGATGTCAATGCAATTGCCCGTAGTACCCCTGGCTTTAACGGGGCTG ACCTGGCAAACCTGGTAAACATTGCAGCAATTAAGGCTGCAGTTGAAGGTGCTGACAAGTTGACTGCCGCgcagttggagtttgctaaagATCGTATTATTATGGGAACTGAGAGGAAATCAATGTTCATATCTGATGAATCAAGAAAG CTTACTTCATACCATGAAAGTGGACATGCTATTGTTGCACTAAACACCAAGGGTGCTCATCCCATTCACAAGGCAACTATCCTCCCTCGTGGGTCTGCACTCGGAATGGTCACACAGCTCCCCTCACAGGATGAGACCTCTATTAGCAAAAAACAACTTCTGGCACGTCTTGATGTTTGCATGGGTGGGAGGGCTGCCGAAGAGCTCATCTTTGGGAAAGATAATGTTACAACTGGGGCAAGAAATGATCTTCTTACTGCAACAGAGCTTGCTCAGTACATG GTATCAAACTGTGGGATGAGTGATGCTATTGGTCCTGTGCATGTGAAAGAACGGCCCAGTGTAGAGATGCAATCAAGGATAGATGCTGAG GTGGTGAAACTCCTAAGAGAAGCTTATGAGCGGGTCAAGTGTTTACTTAAGAAG CATGAGAAGCAATTACACGCTTTAGCAAATGCCTTGCTGGAGCGTGAAACACTCACTGCAGATGAGATCAAGAAAGTAGTTCATCCGTACCAAGAAGAACCCCAGCTTTCCTTCCAAGATGAGTTTGCCCTCATTTAA